One genomic segment of Thermodesulfobacteriota bacterium includes these proteins:
- a CDS encoding DUF362 domain-containing protein has product MDRRQFLQSSLAGAGLALAGDLGLSLAAPPPGASATFDLAVARGPVAARNVAAAVAAWGGMERFVSRGDVVVVKPNMAWDRTPEQAANTDPAVVAEVVRLCLAAGAKTVKVFDRPVNDPRRCYRQSGIERAAIGAGAQVKQMDDRRFREMAVKGETMANWPLYVEVFEADKVINVPIAKHHSLARMTGAMKNWMGIMGGNRSRIHQRLDESLCDLASFVRPTLTVLDATRVLLRNGPQGGDLGDVLAADTIVVGQDQVAVDAWASTLFGRTPDDLPVLAAARRRDLGKTELAAITIRELAVS; this is encoded by the coding sequence ATGGACCGTCGACAGTTCCTGCAATCGAGCCTTGCCGGCGCCGGCCTGGCGCTCGCCGGCGACCTGGGCCTCAGCCTGGCCGCGCCGCCACCGGGAGCGAGCGCCACCTTCGATCTGGCGGTAGCCCGGGGACCGGTGGCAGCCCGCAACGTGGCTGCGGCAGTGGCAGCCTGGGGCGGGATGGAGCGCTTTGTCAGCCGGGGTGACGTGGTGGTGGTCAAGCCCAACATGGCCTGGGACCGCACCCCGGAGCAGGCCGCCAACACCGACCCCGCGGTGGTGGCCGAAGTGGTACGCCTGTGCCTGGCGGCTGGCGCCAAGACAGTCAAGGTCTTCGACCGGCCGGTGAACGACCCCCGGCGCTGCTACAGGCAAAGCGGCATCGAGAGGGCGGCAATCGGGGCCGGTGCCCAGGTCAAGCAGATGGACGATCGCCGTTTCCGGGAGATGGCGGTCAAAGGCGAGACCATGGCCAACTGGCCCCTGTATGTGGAGGTCTTCGAAGCGGACAAGGTGATCAACGTCCCCATCGCCAAGCACCACAGCCTGGCTCGCATGACTGGCGCCATGAAGAACTGGATGGGGATCATGGGCGGCAACCGCAGCCGCATCCACCAGCGGTTGGACGAATCCCTCTGCGACTTGGCCAGCTTCGTCCGCCCCACCTTGACGGTGCTGGACGCTACCCGGGTCCTCTTGCGCAACGGCCCGCAGGGCGGCGACCTGGGCGACGTTCTGGCCGCTGACACCATCGTGGTGGGCCAGGACCAGGTGGCCGTGGATGCCTGGGCCAGTACCCTGTTCGGCCGGACCCCGGATGATCTGCCGGTGCTGGCTGCGGCCCGGCGGCGCGATCTGGGCAAGACCGAGCTGGCCGCCATCACGATCCGGGAGCTGGCTGTATCCTGA
- a CDS encoding SDR family oxidoreductase: MPESAFLTGSGGPPPPRGGDRRCGLLLGGSGLLGGTILHHFKTNVPAVEILAPNSKRVSLRNPADIDLYVSHFRPDFIINSALAAIDSSPTLAYEVNFLGTIHLAQAAIKLGIPYIHLSSAATLPAGEDLREEESLPLVAGLPNYPKSKLLAEKALARLHREHGLDYTVIRLAVVYGEHDHKIQGFHRLLFSVASGRMPVLLTRPGVRHSYSNAAKLPRFVEYILGHRQEFTGQTYHFVDQEPVEMVQIIRRIKATLRISRPMEVSIPFPVARFGQRLARTLVRTLNRLGIEARLPAELLFLREFYRTQTLSAAKLAASSFHDPCPEETVFTELPFLVEYYVTRWAHLNLISPYDRLATPTPGANRFLKDPAALLEEDWSRPRKTGHRPVGASS; the protein is encoded by the coding sequence ATGCCAGAATCAGCATTCTTGACAGGATCAGGTGGCCCGCCGCCGCCCCGAGGAGGTGATCGCCGCTGCGGCCTGCTTCTCGGTGGCTCCGGACTCTTGGGCGGCACCATCTTACACCATTTCAAGACCAATGTCCCTGCGGTGGAGATCCTGGCCCCGAACAGCAAAAGGGTCTCCCTGCGCAACCCCGCGGACATCGATCTTTACGTCAGCCACTTCCGCCCTGATTTCATCATCAACTCCGCCCTGGCCGCCATCGACAGCTCCCCAACCCTGGCTTATGAAGTCAACTTCCTCGGGACCATCCATCTGGCCCAGGCGGCCATCAAGCTTGGCATCCCGTACATCCACCTGTCTTCCGCAGCCACCCTTCCCGCTGGCGAAGACTTGCGAGAGGAGGAGTCCCTGCCCCTGGTGGCGGGGCTGCCCAATTATCCCAAGTCCAAGCTCCTGGCCGAAAAGGCCCTGGCACGTCTGCACCGGGAGCATGGCCTCGACTATACCGTCATCCGCCTGGCGGTGGTCTACGGCGAGCATGACCACAAAATCCAGGGGTTTCACCGCCTGCTGTTCTCGGTAGCCAGCGGCCGGATGCCGGTGCTGCTCACCCGCCCTGGAGTGCGCCATTCCTATTCCAACGCGGCCAAGCTGCCCCGGTTCGTCGAGTACATCCTGGGCCACCGCCAGGAATTTACCGGCCAGACATACCATTTTGTTGATCAGGAGCCGGTGGAGATGGTTCAGATCATCCGGCGGATCAAGGCCACTCTCCGGATCAGCCGGCCTATGGAGGTCTCCATCCCCTTTCCCGTAGCCCGTTTCGGTCAGAGGTTGGCCCGCACCCTGGTCCGCACTCTGAACCGCCTGGGCATCGAGGCCCGCCTGCCAGCTGAGCTCTTGTTTCTGCGGGAGTTCTACCGGACTCAGACCCTGTCAGCGGCCAAGCTGGCCGCTTCCAGCTTCCACGACCCTTGCCCTGAAGAAACGGTGTTCACCGAGCTGCCATTCCTGGTGGAATACTATGTGACCCGCTGGGCTCACCTCAACCTCATCTCCCCGTATGATCGCCTGGCCACCCCCACACCGGGGGCAAACCGCTTCCTCAAGGACCCGGCCGCTCTGCTGGAGGAGGACTGGAGCAGACCGCGGAAAACTGGGCACAGACCGGTTGGCGCCTCATCTTGA
- a CDS encoding NAD(P)/FAD-dependent oxidoreductase: MPRYDTIIVGAGPAGLACAATLARAGQDVLVLERNRAIGPKVCAGGITSGGLSRLLPEAYVERGFPEQLVTSDWQRVLIRAERPIISTVRREVLGEWMLAAALRAGAKVWTGAAVSALAADAVICQGKRLGYRFLVGADGSSSLVRRWLGLPAKAWGIGIHFLVPGLFPAMEWHVSVRRFGNGYAWIFPRRQDASVGVYSPAGRRPAADLVAAFTDWCGHRGLDLAGSPPRAGRISYDFRGWHFGNHFLAGDAAGLASGLTGEGIYPAIISGQAVARTILNPHHRDDALAAILRKHRWHARLAAWTGRSPTLARLFLETGLLALRTGALSFAAIEMRD; this comes from the coding sequence ATGCCGCGTTACGATACCATCATCGTCGGGGCGGGCCCAGCGGGCCTGGCCTGCGCCGCGACCCTGGCCCGGGCCGGACAGGATGTCCTGGTGCTGGAGCGAAACCGCGCCATCGGGCCCAAGGTTTGCGCCGGCGGCATCACCTCGGGCGGCCTGTCCCGGCTGCTGCCGGAGGCCTACGTGGAACGGGGCTTCCCTGAACAGCTGGTGACCAGCGACTGGCAGCGCGTGCTGATCAGGGCTGAGCGGCCGATCATCTCCACGGTGCGGCGCGAGGTGCTGGGGGAATGGATGCTGGCGGCAGCCTTGCGCGCCGGGGCCAAGGTCTGGACCGGGGCGGCAGTGAGCGCCCTGGCGGCTGACGCGGTCATCTGCCAGGGGAAGCGCCTTGGCTACCGGTTCCTGGTCGGTGCGGATGGCTCGTCCTCGCTGGTACGTCGCTGGCTGGGCCTGCCCGCCAAGGCCTGGGGGATCGGCATCCACTTCCTGGTTCCAGGCCTTTTCCCGGCCATGGAATGGCATGTCTCGGTGCGGCGTTTCGGCAACGGCTATGCCTGGATCTTTCCCCGGCGCCAGGATGCCTCGGTGGGGGTTTACAGCCCAGCCGGCCGCCGACCCGCCGCAGATCTGGTTGCCGCCTTCACCGACTGGTGCGGCCACCGCGGATTGGATCTGGCCGGGAGTCCCCCCCGAGCTGGTCGGATCAGCTATGATTTCCGGGGTTGGCACTTTGGCAACCACTTTCTGGCCGGTGACGCCGCAGGCCTGGCGTCTGGGCTGACCGGCGAAGGAATCTACCCGGCCATCATCTCCGGTCAGGCGGTGGCCCGTACCATCCTCAACCCCCACCACCGGGACGATGCCCTCGCGGCCATCCTCCGGAAGCATCGCTGGCACGCCCGCCTGGCCGCCTGGACCGGCCGCAGCCCTACCCTGGCCCGTCTTTTTCTGGAAACAGGCCTCCTGGCCCTCAGGACCGGGGCCCTGTCGTTTGCCGCCATCGAGATGCGGGATTGA
- the mutL gene encoding DNA mismatch repair endonuclease MutL: MSRIRVLAEFLANQIAAGEVVERPASVVKELVENAVDARSRFIQVLVEGSGTRRIQVSDDGEGMDEDDVLLCLERHATSKIRQPADLAAIDTLGFRGEALPSIASVSQLTIDSRPLDRPLGTHLEVAFGKVLAVRQTGAPVGTTVEVKNLFGNVPARRKFLKSSATELGHIEEVVVATGLAHPGIGLTLTIDGRERVHLPGGVDSREDRVRRLVPRGSERPLIRVQSQSPLGRLDGFLLPPDEGTSGWGRLRTVVNGRPVRLPMATHGVAEAMRSFLAVGRQPAGCLYFDLRPEEVDVNVHPTKQEARFRDGAALYRFVVAAVSSALAAWQEELRSRIFGSSPAVGRPRESPPEAPAAAVPLFSLGESEPHSWSAEPDGGAVPQIPDPPSTSFPVSSPAIPAAGPSHSPAPAAASPPGEGARPAVPLRVIGQLLDSYILCQGGDRLVAIDQHAAHERILFETLTSQYEGASVPSQRLLFPTLTELGLEEAELVRRHQEQLERLGFVIELFGGETFRISAVPGLTAHLPPEEVLAGVLSGLAPAASADGRRGLSPQGAVLASLACRAAIKAGQPLRAEEMTSLVSQLAAAPALSHCPHGRPVTRSFAASEIRRWFLRA, encoded by the coding sequence ATGTCCAGGATCCGCGTTCTTGCCGAGTTCCTGGCCAACCAGATTGCCGCTGGCGAGGTGGTGGAGCGTCCGGCCTCGGTGGTCAAGGAGCTGGTGGAAAACGCCGTCGACGCGCGAAGCCGCTTTATCCAGGTCCTGGTGGAGGGCAGCGGCACCCGCCGCATCCAGGTGAGCGATGACGGCGAGGGCATGGACGAGGACGATGTCCTGCTCTGCCTGGAGCGGCATGCCACGAGCAAGATCCGCCAGCCGGCGGATCTTGCCGCCATCGACACCCTGGGCTTCCGGGGGGAGGCCCTGCCGAGCATCGCCTCCGTCTCCCAGCTGACCATCGACAGCCGCCCTCTGGATCGTCCCCTGGGCACTCACCTGGAGGTCGCCTTCGGCAAGGTGCTGGCGGTGCGGCAGACCGGGGCACCCGTGGGCACGACGGTCGAGGTCAAGAACCTGTTCGGCAACGTGCCCGCCCGCCGCAAGTTCCTGAAGAGCTCAGCCACCGAGCTGGGCCATATCGAGGAGGTGGTGGTGGCCACCGGCCTGGCCCATCCGGGAATCGGCCTCACCCTCACCATCGACGGCCGGGAGCGGGTCCACCTGCCCGGTGGGGTCGATTCCCGGGAGGATCGGGTACGGCGCCTCGTTCCCAGAGGCTCGGAACGGCCGCTGATCCGGGTCCAGTCCCAATCCCCCTTGGGCCGACTTGATGGCTTTCTCCTGCCGCCGGACGAGGGCACCTCGGGATGGGGACGCCTGAGGACCGTGGTCAACGGCCGGCCGGTCCGCCTGCCCATGGCCACGCACGGGGTGGCTGAGGCCATGCGCAGCTTTTTGGCTGTGGGCCGGCAGCCGGCGGGCTGTCTTTACTTCGACCTGCGGCCAGAGGAGGTGGATGTCAACGTTCACCCCACCAAGCAGGAGGCCCGCTTCCGGGATGGAGCCGCCCTGTACCGCTTTGTGGTGGCGGCCGTATCCTCCGCCCTGGCGGCATGGCAGGAGGAGCTGCGCTCCCGCATCTTCGGGTCAAGCCCGGCAGTGGGCCGCCCGCGCGAGAGCCCCCCGGAAGCGCCGGCCGCAGCCGTTCCCCTGTTTAGCCTGGGCGAGAGTGAGCCGCACTCCTGGTCTGCCGAGCCCGACGGGGGGGCGGTGCCCCAGATCCCGGATCCGCCATCGACCTCCTTCCCGGTTTCATCCCCCGCGATCCCGGCGGCTGGCCCGAGCCATTCTCCGGCGCCGGCAGCGGCATCGCCCCCTGGCGAGGGGGCAAGGCCGGCCGTCCCCCTGCGGGTGATCGGCCAGCTCCTGGACAGCTACATCCTTTGTCAGGGGGGAGACCGGCTGGTGGCCATCGACCAGCACGCGGCACACGAGCGCATCCTGTTCGAGACCTTGACCAGCCAATATGAGGGGGCCTCGGTTCCCAGCCAAAGGCTGCTTTTCCCCACCCTGACCGAGCTGGGGCTGGAGGAGGCCGAGCTGGTCCGTCGCCACCAGGAGCAGCTGGAACGGCTGGGGTTCGTCATCGAGCTTTTCGGCGGCGAAACCTTCCGGATCAGCGCCGTGCCCGGCCTGACCGCCCATCTGCCGCCGGAGGAGGTGCTGGCAGGGGTGCTCTCCGGTCTGGCCCCGGCAGCCAGTGCCGATGGCCGGCGAGGCCTCTCCCCCCAGGGGGCGGTACTGGCCAGCCTGGCCTGCCGGGCCGCCATCAAGGCCGGCCAGCCCCTCCGGGCGGAGGAGATGACGAGCCTGGTGTCGCAGCTGGCCGCAGCCCCGGCTCTGTCGCACTGTCCCCATGGCCGGCCGGTGACCCGCTCCTTCGCGGCCAGCGAAATCCGCCGCTGGTTTCTGCGCGCCTAG
- a CDS encoding iron-containing alcohol dehydrogenase, which translates to MFEFVFHNPTKIVFGRGREGLIGSEIREAGCRRVLFVHGQQSVKRSGLYERTLASLQEAGVEAVPFGGVVPNPVLSHTRQGVALAKIQQADGVLAVGGGSVLDEAKAIAAGACSDRDVWDFFLGEPITAALPVFTILTLAATGSEMNRNSVVTNEESRQKYAISSPHLAPRVSILNPELTCTVPLDHSTYGAVDAIAHVIEAYFTGRIRARLQDRLVEAIVRTVMDSHNQILEHPTSYEARAELMWAATLALNGLTTAGVGGYGMPNHMIEHSLSAFYNIPHGAGLAIVIPAWMKWLAPRQPAPFERFAREIFGKTRAADAISGLETWFRAIKAPTRLGEVHIPAADIPALAENAHGLARQWGLADVYTPATIGQILELAA; encoded by the coding sequence ATGTTCGAGTTCGTCTTCCACAACCCCACCAAGATCGTCTTCGGCCGCGGCCGAGAGGGCCTCATCGGCAGTGAAATCCGGGAGGCGGGGTGCCGGCGGGTGCTCTTCGTCCACGGCCAGCAGTCCGTCAAGCGCTCCGGTCTTTATGAACGGACCCTGGCCAGCCTCCAGGAGGCGGGCGTGGAGGCAGTGCCCTTTGGCGGTGTCGTTCCCAATCCAGTGCTCAGCCACACCCGGCAGGGCGTGGCATTGGCCAAGATCCAGCAGGCGGATGGGGTGTTGGCGGTGGGCGGTGGCTCGGTGCTGGACGAGGCAAAGGCCATTGCCGCCGGTGCCTGCTCCGACCGGGATGTCTGGGACTTCTTCCTCGGGGAGCCGATCACCGCCGCGCTGCCGGTCTTCACCATCCTGACCCTGGCCGCCACCGGCAGCGAGATGAACCGCAACAGCGTCGTCACCAACGAGGAGAGCCGCCAGAAATACGCCATCTCCTCGCCCCATCTCGCGCCCCGGGTCTCCATCCTCAACCCGGAGCTCACCTGCACCGTGCCGCTGGACCATTCCACCTATGGCGCGGTGGATGCCATCGCCCATGTCATTGAGGCCTACTTCACCGGCCGCATCCGGGCCCGGCTCCAGGACCGGCTGGTGGAGGCCATCGTCCGTACGGTCATGGACAGCCACAACCAGATCCTGGAGCACCCCACCAGCTACGAGGCCCGGGCCGAGCTCATGTGGGCCGCCACCCTGGCTTTGAATGGGCTCACCACCGCCGGTGTCGGGGGCTACGGCATGCCCAACCACATGATCGAGCACTCCTTGAGTGCCTTCTACAACATTCCCCACGGCGCGGGACTGGCCATCGTCATCCCAGCATGGATGAAGTGGCTCGCCCCACGGCAGCCGGCGCCGTTCGAGCGTTTCGCCCGGGAGATCTTCGGCAAGACCCGGGCCGCCGACGCCATCTCCGGGCTGGAGACCTGGTTCCGGGCCATCAAGGCCCCGACCCGGCTCGGAGAGGTCCATATCCCCGCCGCCGATATCCCGGCCCTGGCGGAGAACGCCCATGGTCTGGCCCGGCAGTGGGGCCTGGCCGACGTCTACACCCCGGCGACCATCGGTCAGATCCTGGAGCTGGCGGCCTGA
- a CDS encoding Hsp20/alpha crystallin family protein: MSVYRFDQPFWNPWVEFERLHREMDRLLYGVPSAVSPRMGVFPALTVSEDRDALYVRAEMPGIKAEDVEISLEDGTLLLKGERRPIQPEGNVSYHRRELEYGRFSRAITLPSKIRMDKVKATTRDGILTITLPKAEEAKPRRITVDLG, encoded by the coding sequence ATGAGCGTGTACCGTTTTGACCAACCGTTCTGGAATCCATGGGTGGAGTTTGAGCGGCTGCACCGGGAGATGGATCGGCTGTTGTACGGGGTGCCGAGCGCCGTTTCGCCCCGGATGGGCGTGTTCCCGGCGCTCACGGTAAGCGAGGACCGGGACGCGCTGTATGTGCGGGCCGAGATGCCAGGGATCAAGGCGGAGGACGTGGAGATCTCCTTGGAAGACGGCACGCTGCTCCTGAAAGGGGAGCGCCGGCCGATCCAACCGGAGGGCAATGTGTCGTACCACCGCCGGGAGCTGGAGTACGGCAGGTTCAGCCGGGCCATCACCCTGCCCAGCAAGATCCGCATGGACAAGGTGAAGGCCACCACACGGGACGGTATTCTCACCATTACCCTGCCCAAGGCGGAAGAGGCAAAGCCCCGGCGGATCACTGTGGATTTGGGCTAG
- a CDS encoding Hsp20/alpha crystallin family protein, giving the protein MNDKELQLKQKQVAPQAGESTRREKIFVPAVDIYETETAVTVVAEMPGVCKECVEVGLDNGELTIRGWIKDPDIKAEEKVLLQEYENGSFLRRFSVAETIDQERIGAALADGLLTITLPKVEPAKPRRIEVQVA; this is encoded by the coding sequence ATGAACGACAAGGAGCTGCAGCTGAAACAGAAGCAGGTGGCGCCCCAGGCCGGTGAGTCAACACGGCGCGAGAAGATTTTCGTGCCGGCGGTGGACATCTACGAGACCGAAACTGCGGTAACAGTGGTCGCGGAAATGCCGGGGGTGTGCAAAGAGTGTGTGGAGGTGGGGCTGGACAACGGCGAGCTCACCATCCGGGGCTGGATCAAGGATCCGGACATCAAGGCCGAGGAGAAAGTGCTCCTGCAAGAGTATGAGAACGGCAGCTTCTTGCGGCGGTTCTCGGTGGCGGAGACTATCGATCAGGAGCGGATAGGTGCAGCGCTGGCCGACGGCCTGCTCACGATCACCCTTCCCAAGGTGGAGCCCGCCAAGCCACGGCGCATCGAGGTCCAGGTCGCGTAA
- a CDS encoding phosphoribosylaminoimidazolesuccinocarboxamide synthase gives MNTAPLRETSFPDLALVHRGKVRDLYAVDGQLLMVATDRISAFDVVMDDPIPDKGRVLTQISLFWFDYLRDIIDNHLVNAEPAAYPAACHPYREQLAGRSMLVKRCQPLPLECIVRGYLAGSGWKEYQRQGSVCGIPLPAGLRESEQLPQPIFTPSTKAAIGQHDENITLAAAGQLLGEEVVAQVASVAIRLYQKAADYARGRGIIIADTKFEMGWHNGRLILIDEVLTPDSSRFWPADDYEPGRAQRSFDKQFLRDYLAGLDWPQTPPPPRLPAEIVARTRERYLEALKRLAG, from the coding sequence ATGAACACCGCCCCGCTCCGTGAGACCTCTTTCCCGGATCTTGCCCTCGTCCACCGGGGCAAGGTACGAGATCTTTACGCGGTCGATGGCCAGCTCCTCATGGTGGCCACCGACCGCATCTCCGCCTTCGACGTGGTCATGGACGACCCGATCCCGGACAAGGGCCGGGTGCTCACCCAGATCTCCCTGTTCTGGTTTGACTACCTCCGGGACATCATCGATAATCACCTAGTCAACGCCGAGCCGGCCGCCTATCCTGCCGCCTGCCACCCCTACCGGGAGCAGCTGGCCGGCCGCAGCATGCTGGTGAAGCGCTGCCAGCCCCTGCCGTTGGAGTGCATCGTCCGGGGGTACCTCGCCGGCTCGGGCTGGAAGGAGTACCAGCGCCAGGGCTCGGTGTGCGGCATCCCCCTGCCGGCTGGGCTGCGGGAGTCGGAGCAGCTGCCCCAGCCTATCTTCACCCCGTCCACCAAGGCAGCCATCGGCCAGCACGACGAGAACATCACCCTGGCTGCCGCAGGCCAGCTGCTGGGGGAGGAGGTGGTGGCGCAGGTGGCCTCTGTCGCCATCCGGCTCTACCAGAAGGCGGCCGACTACGCCCGGGGACGGGGCATCATCATCGCGGACACCAAGTTCGAGATGGGATGGCACAACGGCCGACTGATCCTCATCGACGAGGTGCTGACCCCGGACTCCTCCCGGTTCTGGCCCGCGGACGACTACGAGCCGGGCCGGGCCCAGAGGAGCTTTGACAAGCAGTTCCTGCGGGACTATCTGGCCGGCCTGGACTGGCCGCAGACGCCACCGCCTCCGAGGCTGCCGGCGGAGATCGTCGCCAGGACCAGGGAGCGGTACCTGGAGGCCCTGAAGCGTCTTGCCGGCTGA
- a CDS encoding M23 family metallopeptidase, translating into MRPSLVRIVPAAVLALALIIFLVLFGDWEAPRISLPESLGPVGPAKPIALELTDGRCGLQRIEVAILQNGRRLPVLVRDFPRTGTLGRVGTPSIKEAVSLDIRKLGLANGPAQLEVTAVDHSWWRWGDGNQAMQTLDLELDGQPPVIAVSGFTRYVNLGGSGVVFFRLAEPTASQGVTVGDTFHPGFPVGPAAAGLFVSYLAFPYDLGGDEKVEVLATDLAGNQARQSVNPTLKRVTWKHDRLEISDHFLEQKLPEFRQHYPQLTGSPVEQYLSVNGPIRRENNQRILELCRTPHPEQLWRGRLRRLPRGSPRAGFADHRTYFHNGVKIDEQVHLGVDLASTERAPVPAANTGLVAFADYLGIYGNTVLLDHGQGLFTLYSHLDQIQVKAGDRVEDGAQLGTTGLSGMAGGDHLHFAVLINGTPVNPIEWWDDHWLKVSIFDLVPQATASP; encoded by the coding sequence ATGAGACCATCCCTTGTCCGCATCGTCCCGGCCGCCGTTCTGGCGCTGGCCCTGATCATCTTCCTGGTGCTGTTCGGAGACTGGGAAGCCCCCCGGATCTCCCTGCCCGAGTCCCTGGGCCCAGTGGGGCCTGCCAAGCCCATCGCCCTGGAGCTGACGGACGGCCGATGCGGCTTGCAGCGGATTGAGGTGGCGATCCTGCAAAACGGCCGGCGGCTGCCGGTGCTGGTGCGGGACTTCCCCCGTACCGGCACCCTGGGCAGGGTAGGCACGCCCAGCATCAAAGAGGCCGTAAGCCTGGATATCCGCAAGCTGGGTCTGGCCAATGGTCCGGCGCAGCTGGAGGTGACGGCAGTCGACCATTCCTGGTGGCGCTGGGGAGACGGCAACCAGGCGATGCAGACCCTGGATCTGGAGCTGGACGGCCAGCCGCCGGTCATCGCTGTCTCTGGCTTCACCCGCTACGTCAATCTGGGAGGGAGTGGGGTGGTCTTCTTCCGCCTGGCAGAGCCGACGGCCAGCCAGGGGGTGACGGTGGGGGACACCTTCCATCCGGGGTTCCCGGTGGGGCCGGCAGCGGCCGGCCTGTTTGTCAGCTATCTGGCCTTTCCTTACGATCTCGGCGGCGACGAGAAGGTGGAGGTTCTGGCTACCGACTTGGCCGGCAACCAGGCCCGGCAATCGGTCAACCCGACCCTGAAACGGGTGACCTGGAAGCACGACCGGCTCGAGATCTCCGACCACTTTCTCGAGCAGAAGCTGCCGGAGTTCCGCCAACATTACCCGCAGCTGACTGGCTCGCCAGTGGAGCAATATCTGTCCGTCAACGGCCCGATCCGGCGGGAGAACAACCAGCGAATCCTGGAGCTGTGCCGGACGCCCCATCCGGAGCAGCTGTGGCGGGGCCGGCTGCGGCGGCTGCCCCGCGGCAGTCCTCGGGCCGGCTTTGCCGACCACCGGACCTATTTTCATAATGGGGTGAAGATCGACGAGCAGGTGCATCTGGGCGTCGACTTGGCGTCCACGGAGCGGGCGCCGGTGCCAGCCGCGAACACCGGCCTCGTCGCCTTTGCCGATTACCTGGGCATCTATGGCAACACCGTGCTCCTGGACCACGGCCAGGGGCTCTTCACCCTCTACTCCCACCTGGACCAGATCCAGGTCAAAGCGGGGGATCGCGTGGAGGACGGGGCGCAGCTGGGCACCACCGGCCTCAGTGGCATGGCCGGCGGCGACCACCTCCATTTCGCTGTCCTCATCAACGGCACCCCGGTGAACCCCATCGAGTGGTGGGACGATCATTGGCTCAAGGTCAGCATCTTCGATCTCGTGCCCCAGGCAACGGCCAGTCCGTAG
- a CDS encoding Hsp20/alpha crystallin family protein, with protein sequence MDELVERMFRGFPLLGVTEEGTSWLPSLEVVQTDKGLVVRAELPGIETKDVDISLEGDVLTIRGEKRREIEHKEGECICRSERFFGSFCRSLRLPEEVDAGAVEAHYKDGILEVVLPRSPEAKARSRKIEIHH encoded by the coding sequence ATGGATGAGCTGGTGGAGCGGATGTTCCGAGGCTTCCCTCTTCTGGGTGTGACGGAGGAGGGGACTTCGTGGCTTCCTTCTCTGGAAGTGGTTCAGACCGATAAGGGGCTGGTGGTGCGGGCTGAGTTGCCCGGCATCGAGACGAAGGATGTGGATATCTCGCTGGAGGGTGATGTGTTGACCATCCGTGGCGAGAAGCGGCGGGAGATTGAGCACAAGGAAGGTGAGTGCATCTGCCGGAGCGAGCGCTTCTTCGGCAGCTTCTGCCGGAGCTTGCGTCTGCCGGAGGAGGTGGATGCAGGGGCCGTGGAGGCCCACTACAAGGATGGAATCCTGGAGGTGGTTCTGCCGCGAAGCCCGGAGGCGAAGGCTCGGAGTCGCAAGATTGAGATCCATCACTGA